The Desulfovibrio sp. Fe33 genome includes a window with the following:
- a CDS encoding 4Fe-4S dicluster domain-containing protein produces MLKTRKTECTNCRLCMLACTAAHEPGLHSSKFSRVHIEDAWPEIGAIHVCVSCTKQFCIKACPSEALSWDGHVVLDRDKCTDCGACFEACPFGGVRRHPTDGYPMVCDTCDGRYSCIKACPTGAISRR; encoded by the coding sequence ATGCTCAAGACACGAAAAACGGAATGCACCAACTGCCGGCTCTGCATGTTGGCATGTACGGCCGCCCATGAACCCGGCCTTCACAGCTCGAAATTTTCGCGCGTCCACATCGAGGACGCCTGGCCCGAAATCGGGGCCATCCACGTTTGCGTCTCCTGCACCAAACAATTCTGTATCAAGGCCTGCCCGAGCGAGGCGCTGTCCTGGGACGGACATGTGGTTCTCGACAGGGACAAGTGCACCGATTGCGGCGCCTGCTTCGAAGCTTGCCCCTTCGGCGGCGTCCGCAGGCATCCCACGGACGGATACCCCATGGTGTGCGACACCTGTGACGGTCGTTACTCTTGCATCAAAGCCTGCCCCACAGGGGCCATTTCGAGGAGATAG